In Helianthus annuus cultivar XRQ/B chromosome 8, HanXRQr2.0-SUNRISE, whole genome shotgun sequence, a single genomic region encodes these proteins:
- the LOC110943237 gene encoding uncharacterized protein LOC110943237, with translation MPYHPTSMTSQLKFTLRIVNAPLPAKLKMPPTLKFYDGTSDPDDHMFAFAGATKVEQWPMPAWCHMFAQTLTGSARVWFDGLQEGSIDHFEDFRRMFLQNFCQQRRCKKDITEVHHIKRRDGESVEDFIGRFNKWGSGPSPCFRVLSRSSKQSACREAPRRPPKNQGAKNAKARTTSWRWNTSPPKDRNSNWNRSRRQYQKSDRSSFQTRNICFNTFSELTKSPSEILSTETTRFPTPSKQRPISDKHSKNYCEYHRDKGHTTDECWVLKQEIEKAVRSGKLSHLIKEVKDGKKSATAPDNPNTEAGINMIRSTEPRGIKRSNQRMAAWMHQPTYFPPIDPDDARDGPITISAVIVGHLVR, from the exons ATGCCGTATCATCCTACGTCTATGACTTCTCAGTTAAAATTCACGTTAAGGATTGTTAATGCGCCGCTCCCGGCAAAATTGAAGATGCCCCCAACGTTAAAATTTTATGATGGCAcgtccgacccggacgatcaTATGTTCGCATTCGCCGGAGCAACTAAGGTCGAACAATGGCCCATGCCAGCATGGTGTCACATGTTTGCTCAGACTCTCACCGGGTCAGCAAGGGTGTGGTTCGACGGTTTACAAGAAGGGTCGATTGATCATTTTGAAGACTTCCGGCGTatgtttttgcaaaatttttgtcAACAGCGACGCTGCAAGAAAGACATCACTGAGGTCCATCACATAAAACGTCGTGATGGAGAGTCTGTCGAAGATTTTATTGGCCGTTTCAATAAGTGGGGCAGTGGACCATCTCCGTGTTTCCGGGTTCTGTCACGGAGTTCGAAACAATCAGCTTGTAGAGAAGCTCCACGAAGACCTCCCAAAAACCAAGGAG CCAAGAATGCGAAGGCTCGAACCACATCATGGAGATGGAACACATCACCACCAAAGGATAGAAACAGCAATTGGAATAGAAGTCGCAGGCAGTACCAGAAGTCTGATCGAAGCAGCTTTCAAACCAGAAACATATGTTTCAATACGTTCTCCGAATTAACCAAATCGCCGAGCGAGATCCTTAGTACGGAAACCACCCGGTTTCCTACACCGTCAAAGCAGCGGCCTATATCGGATAAACATTCTAAAAATTATTGTGAATACCACCGAGACAAGGGGCATACGACCGACGAGTGTTGGGTGCTAAAACAAGAAATCGAGAAAGCCGTACGATCCGGAAAACTCTCCCATCTCATAAAGGAAGTAAAAGATGGCAAAAAATCAGCAACCGCACCTGACAACCCAAACACTGAGGCCGGAATCAACATGATTCGGTCTACCGAACCAAGGGGGATAAAGCGGTCGAACCAGCGCATGGCAGCTTGGATGCACCAACCAACGTATTTTCCTCCGATTGATCCGGACGATGCTCGAGACGGACCGATCACAATATCGGCCGTAATTGTAGGTCATTTGGTCCGATGA